catctaatCAATAGTCTACAGTCAACAGCTAGACTCCCCAGGAAAAGAAACAAGGGGTAAGACCTGATCCCAAGCTCCTGCTCTGGTGACTTAATGACTGTGGACATAAAGCCAAGATTACCTAGAATTCTGTAAGCTTGATCTCTAACAGTGGCTGatcatattttatcataaaaaatatGGAAGGACATTTTGTCTCCTGAGACTGGCTTCCTGTGAATGAGGCACATATCAGCTTTGCGGTTTTCTCTCCAGCCCTTGGCCACACTGCTGTGCTTGTTCCTGGCCTTGCAAACGCACCTTCATGCCTGTGCTgcctacacacacaaacacacacattcataaaGGCACAGCccattccattctcttccttcATGGTTACTACCATCTTTGTCAAGGAGAATGAGGAACCTGGCATGACATCCCCTCAGGCATTGTCAGGTGATCCAGTGTCCCAACAATCTCCTTGGAAAATAGACTCATTTTGTATACACATAAATTTCACAGAGGTCTTCAGAATGTCCACTGAATTGTGAATTCCTAGAGGTCACACAACACACAGGGTATTTGCCTCTATAAACCAAAGTGTTTGGATAGATGATCACTGAATACCTCGTAGCTGACAAAATAGTATCTTTTTGATTAACTGCTATGTTTGGATATCAACATTTTTTACTCTTGACCTGAACACCCTCAAGGGTAGGGAACTACATCTGagactagaaaataaaactattggAGATGGGGCATCTCTTAGTATGACAGAAATGTAAAGATCATATACTTTTACCTTCTAGACCAAGGGTATATGAAAGAAGGGACTATCTTTTTCAAAAGCTGTATTCTAACTTATGCATATAGTAGGTTGTCAGTAAATgtttgatggatggatgaaataaattgattaaTGGATGAATGTATCTTATCCAAAATGGTATCATATTCTTTACTCTCCTGTCATTCACCAATAagattaaataaatcatttgatTCCCATCACCCTCTTGACAAGAAATAATTAGACTTCTCAAAATCCTGAATGTACACTGTACATTCTTAAGAGAGTCTTCACTAGCCTGCctatagttttaaataaaaatttcaaagacaGGAACTGAATATTGTCCATTTTTCTGTCTCACACCCTGCccctgttcttttaaaaattgacattgTTTAAGTGTCTTCCTTGTGCCTTATCATGTACTAAAGCCTCACTTGATGGAACCAACAATTCAGAGAGGAAGGTGCTAATACGCCTGTTTTACAGTTGAGGATTTAGATTGTCTAAATAAAGTCTTCGAGGTGACTGGGCTCGTAAACACAGAGCTCTTCTGAGTCCAATTCAAGAAACTAttgccttattttaaaaactgccttGTTACACAGtagacattttaatttctaaCTGAAGAAGTTTAGTCACGATGATCATCACCACCAAATCTGAGGAAACCATCTTGAATCACTTACTAATCCTGTTAGCAAGGTTCTGTGGGCTACACAGGGACATGGGGTCAGGAATGAGGGTCTGAGCAGAAGGGGAGGAGTGTATTCCATGAAGGAAATGGTCTCTGACTCAATGCCACAAAGAAACCTGCTTAGCTGTGGAAGCAGGCTTGGAAAACTATACTCAGGGATGGGAAGAAATTGGAATAGCACACTTCCACAGAGAAACTATGGCAAGGATCTCCGGTGTTCTTAGAAGTCAGTCTTTGAGACTTTGTCCAGGCACGAGTTCCTTAAGGATCTTCTGGCAGCTCCCCGGGTACCCGGCCTGGAGGAGGCTATGACTGGTTAAAGCTCCTTTAGACCCTCATCCTGGAGGGAGGTCTTGGGAGCTCCCAGTGCTTCCTTGGATTGTAGGGACAAGAAGGCAGGGGAATGACAGGAATGACCCAGCACGTGACTGATTGTGCAAGAGCCACCTCCTGCTCTTCCCAGAGCCAAGTCTGAGCCTATAAAAGACATACTAAGCTCCAGCACCTCATCTGCTCTGACTCCCCCGGGACTTGTCTGTGCTCCTGTGTGTGACCACCGTGAGTGGCAACCTGGGAGACCAGAGGGCACAGGGGAATGGGAGGATGAACGGCGGCTTCAGAGAGTTATGTCTTTGATTCTGTGCTATTATGTGCAGAAAAGAGAGACAGTCTGACTTGAGTTTCTGGAAATCTTGCCTTGGGCTATGAGAAATGTGTATCTGACAGTTTCATCAAGGGCTTAttcttatatttcaaaaatggatACTTTGTTGGGTGTGAATACGCtattcaaggtcatgaagatttgaAGATACTGCCTATCTACTAAATGATAGAATAAGAAGCTTATTGTATCTGATTTTCAAGTATATATCTTCATTCAGCAGGAAAGAtttaagttgttttctttcacttgttgatatatatgtgtgtatgtgtacacatatacacacactgaATATTATTCACCATCACCATGATTTCgttttaaaagagataaaattgCCATCCTTGCCTTTTCACAGCTAAAGGGTTTGATTATTTCAATTTTCAGGTTGAAAAAGTTGCACTGAGATGTCCTGCCAGCAAAACCAGCAGCAGTGCCAGCCCCCTCCCAAGTGCCCCCCAAAATGCCCACCCAAGTGTCCTCCAAAGTGCCCACCCCAGTGCCCAGCCCCATGCCCACCTGCAGTCTCTTCctgctgtggctccagctctGGGGGCTGCTGCGGCTCTAGCTCTGGGGGCTGCTGCGGCTCTAGCTCTGGGGGCTGCTGGAGCTCTGGGGGTGGCAGTTGCTGCCTGAGCCACCACAGGCCCCGTCTCTTCCACCGGCACCGGCACCAGAGCCCAGACTGCTGTGAGTGTGAACCCTCTGGGGGCTCTAGCTGCTGCCACAGCTCTGGGGGCTGCTGCTGACCAGACCTCAAACATCACAGAGAAACCCTTATGGAGAAACTTGCAGCCAGGACCTGTCCCAGAATGATGCCTCTCCTGCccctttttctccttcacttgggCTGACACACCTTGTGAAGTGTTTGTTGTCATGGCCCAAGCGCCCATCCTGGATCCTGATCTTACTTTCCTACCTTACCTCATACAACAATAAAGCTCTTCTGCCTCTTGTGAAGTATCCTGGCCATTGtcaattcttttattcttttcaaatccCTTAAAGTCCAGTGCCCCAGTTGTACACTTTTAAGGATGCTTTGGTAAGAGTGGAGTGTGAGAAAGAGGTATGCTGGAAGCAGTCTCCAGAGGGGCAGTCCTGAAAGAGCAGCCTCACAGTAGGGCTTCTCAATGGGACTGCGTGTGTGCACTTGGAGACTGCGAGATGTGGACCCTCTCAGCCCAGGCAGGGGCCTGAAGGGACTGACAGCTCCAGGGCTGAGCGCTGCTGGCCATGTGCTGCTTGCTCAGTTTAACTCATCATGCCGAATGTAACTTATTTTCATGTTCTCTTCATGCCATGATGACAAAGTTAGAAAAATCTTTTGCACTCCAAGCAAAAAGGTCTATTTAACAGAATTCTTTTCATCAGATTTAAAATGCTTGGCATGAGAATCAGAACCCTTAGGGGCAAGTTTAAATGACAACTCATTGTCACTCAACCACTCTCCGTGGAGGAGGAGTCTGTACAGTTCTTGCTTTCTTTCATGTTCCAGTCTCTCCATGAAACAACagttaaataaatacttaagcCAATATGGAGACAAAAAGGTTAAGGGGAGATATGATAGCTTCTGAAAATATGTTAAAGGATGTTATCAGGAGGGCAGGGACCAATTCTTATTAGTCAATGAGAGCAGAACAGGAAGTAATGAACTTCAACTGCAGTAGGGAAATTTAAgtgaaatataagaaaacttttaaaccatcagaacAATTAAGCAAAGGTACAAATAATAAATTCACCTTTACTAATCATATTCATAGTAGCACTAGATACCCATCCATCAGGGATaagttagaaataataaaaaacaattttaccaATATTCTGGGAAGAGACTAAATTATTTAAGAGGAATACTTCTCAAAATCTCCACCATGTACTAAAAAACAGACTCTGAAAAagaatagcttttaaaatatgtaagaggAACAAAATATTAATTCTACAAATAGTTGTTAGTTTTCTACCATAAACAAAACTCAAACTTAGTCTTtctggaggaaataaaaataaattctaaaagaaaaaaaaaaaaagaaaaaaaatacttaagcAATGTTAGGCTGAAGGAACACTTCTGTATGGGCCTGCTCAGTCCCTGTGACTCAATCCATGGCTAAGTGAGACAGAGTATGGAACCGGGCTCTGGGCCATGTCCCACCTTTATTGCTGCACCTGCCTCACTGCAAAGGATCAGGCCTGGAGGGTGTGAAGGAGAATTATGAGAAATACcactctcaaaaaatatatatgaaacaaaacataaaccaaaataatcaaaaaaagaaaaaccactctTATGCAGCTGTAAAATAAGCCGCATGTAGCCCAGCCTCGGTCTGGCCCTCCTTAGGTTCTGGTCTCAGCTCAGCActcacattaaaataattttaggacAGAGAAGCAGCTTGTCTGGATGACTGAGGCTCTGTGCCTTGGGGAGGAAGTGTGAGGAAGAGTGAGGGCACCACCAGGGCAATTAAAAATAGTAGTCTATCAGCAGGCTGAGAGGTGCGTGTGGTGAGATGATGGGCTCGGTTCAGAGCAACGCCCTGCTGAAAATGGGCTTATAAAGCATCCTATCCCTTCTTCTTCATGACACCAATGGGTACCAATTAACATCTCCACCTGTGTTCTTCCACTCTAATCCCTCCCTATCATGCTTGAGGCTTCTTTTCTTTGCTCCTTTTTGTAAATATTGCAACTCCTATAGGTAATTATATGTCATTGTTAGTTTAATTTGAAATTCTCATAGTACTAATTCTGAGTCTATGTTCATATATGTATTGcccacactttttcttttttgtttctctgcgAACTACCTATTCATATACTCTGCcttatttttcagcatattcctttttttttttttttttttttctggtctatCTTAAGTATTTTCCCTCTGCATTAGTCAGTGTTctgcaaagaaacagaaccagtaggagaCATAGGTCTGGATAGAAATATAGATATAGTTACAGATATAGGTAGAGATACAAATTTATGATAAGAATTGGAAACGGATTTatgattatgaaggctgagaaatcTCAAGATCTGTCATTGGAAAACTGGAAACCTAGAAGAGGGGATAGTTctagtctgagtctgaaggcctgagaaccaggagagctgatggtggaAATTGCAATCTGAGCACTATCCCAGCACAATAAGATCAATATCCCACCACAAAGCAGTCAGGCAGAAGAAATTTCCTCTTACTCAGCCCTATTGTTCTATTCTGGTCATCAGTTGATTGAATGAAGCCCACTCACATAGGGAAGAGTAATCTACTTTAATCGGTCTacaaattcaaatgttaatttcatcgAAAAACGTCCTCACAGAAACAGCCCGAgtaatgtttgaccaaatgtctGGGCACCTTATGGCTCAGTCAAGTCTCCATAAAATTAGCCAGCAtacttctccccttcctccttatATTATGAGCCATATTGGCTCATAGTAATATTGTTTgctataagaaattttaaattttcttttatcttgaaaGTTTTACACTTCTTggttaagagtttttttttttttttcatgttcttaaATTATACACATAGTCTTCAAGACTTTCTGCTAAGATTTTGCTTGCTGTTTTACTTCCTAATTTGTtagtatattcatttttattgtgagATATAATctacatacaaaagaataaataaaatatatttatgtaatttaaaaagaaacacaaataataCCAACCACAATGAGGATAAGAAAGAGAAGACTGTTAGAACTCCAGAGTTGCCCCATGTCCCCCAATCACAAGACGCTTCTCCACCCCCACCAAAGGTAAGCATGtcacaatttttaattttcattgtagttttACCATCGATGTATGCTTCCCAGTTGAGTTTTTAAGCTTTATAAACAAGGAGTCAcacttttatgtaattttttttctctttgttcaatGTCCAGTTGAGAAGGTAAACCTTACTGTATGTTGATCTGTAccttattcattttcattattgaaTAGTATATTACATTTTACAATTATACCAAAACACTTTTATCTATTCTACTGATGATGATCATTTAGTATGTGTCTAGTTTTTGACAAATAATTCTAATTCTGTTATGAAAATTCTTATATATGTCTTTAGGGACATATCtgggaagtttttattttttcccagaagTATGATTACTGGATAGACATATTTTCATCTATCTGGATAACAACAAAATGTTTTCCAGAGGGATTGCATTAACATTTATCCTGATCAGTATTGTATGATAATTTCTGCTGCTCTGCATCCTTACCATTACTGGTACTGGCACACCATTTTAATTTTGCTAATCGGGTGAGTGTCAGTATCTATTATTAtctctttaatttgcatttgctaGATTATTTATGAAGTTGAGCATCTTTCATTGGCCATTTGAACCTCcccttttgttagatttattttcaAGCCCTTTGCTCATATTTCTATTATGTGTTtctattttgtaaagatgggtaggcattttatttctgcattttggGTACCAGACTTCTATTAGTTATGTGTAATGCAAATATCTTTTGCCACTCAgtgattattttagttatttaatgaCATTACATTTCCACTTGAGTTCATTTGTATAAAGTATAGGGTTTAGCTCAAAATTTCTTTTTACCTGTTGATGTCCAATTgctccaacaccatttgttgaaaaagatattcttccatttaatttcttttgcacTTTTGTCAAAGACGAGTTGAACATATTTGTGTAGGTCTATTTATGagttctctattccattccattgatctCTGTGTGTGTCCCTACACCAGTACCATACTatcttggttactgtagacttaaTATTGGGAAGAATTATTCTTATTTAGCAAGGCCATTTGATCTACTTTAGGGCCTATGccttttaatataaatgtttaaacaagtttaatttggaaaaaaaaaaactttgctgaGATTTTGTTGGGAATTGTATTAAACCTTTAGCTCAGTTTGGGGAAAATTGACATCTTTATTGTTGTCTTCCAATCCTTGAACACagtgtatttttccatttatttaggtcttctctgatttctttcatcattgttttctGATTTACAGTATACCAATTCTGTCCATATTTTGCTCAGTGTATACCTAAGCATTTTTTTTGGAAGGATTATAAATGGTATTAGACTTTTGGCATGTTCACTCTTAACCTGTAGAAATGtgctttgttttcttgtgttGACTTTGTACCTTGCAACattttttaactcatttattagttctagaatttttggtttttcttaGACTTCTTGAGATATGCCATCAGCAAATGGAGATAGTGAACACCTGACATTTTTGCCTTGTTTTCAATCATGGGAGAAAGAATTCAGGTTTTCAcaattaagtatgatgttagctgtagaaTTTTTGTAGATGGTCTTTATCGATTGGAGCTAATTCCCCTCTATTTTTAACTTGCTAAGAGATTGTATTATGAATTGGtactgaattttgtcaagtgTTTAACTGCACCAATTGATATGATtgtgtgatttttctgttttagctTGTAGATATAATGGGTTTCATAAATTTTCAAACGCTGATCCTGCTTTGCATACCTGAAATAAATCCCAGTTGATcattatgtataattattttacatattgttgGACTagatttgctggtattttgttgatgattttagTGTCTAAGTTTACAAGGCGtattgtagttttctttattttcttactgtatttATCTGATTATAATATCAGAGAAATGATGGGCCTCATTAAATGAGTGGAGAATATTCTGCctacttctattttctgaaagaaattgtggaaaataaatgttatttttgtttaacatgtttggtagaattcccTAGTGAATCCATCTGGGCTTACATGTTTTTTTCAAGAGCTTTTAAGCAATAAATTCAATTTCTTGAATGGTTCTGGGACTATCTAGATCACTTATTTCATCTTAGCTTAGTCTTGGTAGTTTGTGGTTTTAGAGAAAttggctcattttttttaaagctgtcgCATTCATGAGCAGAGAAGTGTTTGTAGCATTCCCTTATGTTTTTAATGGTTGCAGGATCTCTAGTGATACTAAACTTTTTACTCCTGGTATTGGtgatttttgtcttctctctttttatttttgtgaatcttGCTAGaggtttataaattttatttttggttaatgAGGCTTATTGCAAtaatttcttatattattttctagtttaaattaggttgatttttgtttcatctttactttttcttctatGTTTCAGGTGTATTTTGCTCTTCATCTTGTATCTTGAGCCAGAGACTTAGATTACTGTTTTGTGGAATTTATTTGTTTCTAGTGAACACTTAGGGCtaaaaattttcctcttaacactgctttggctGTTTCTCTGTCTTAGTTAGTTCTGGTTACAATAGCAAAGGATCATAGACTGGGCAggttaaacaacaaacatttatttcttacagtgctGAGGGCTAGGAAGTTCATAATCAAAGTGATAgcagatccagtgtctggtgagggcactctttctggcttgcagatgtcCACCAGGGAAAAATTCTCTCCtgcttcttcttataagggcactaatcccattcatgagggctccaccctcataatCTAGTCACATCCCAAAGGTCCCTCTCTTAATAATATCACATTGTGGACTAGAATTTCGAtatatgaggtttttttttgtgaggGATACATTCAGTCTATAAGTAATCCCATATTTATATATTGCATattcatttttgttcatttctaagtatttttaagaattttctttgaGATTTCCTCTTTAACTCCTAGACtaggagtatgttgtttaatttccatatgtttagaaatttttttgttttctttcttaattgaTTTCCATTGTGTGTTAACAGAGAATTAAAATACTATGCCTCAGTAATTATCAAACTAAGAGGAATTAAAAAGAGAGTTTTAATACCAACTCAAggaacaaataattattattgtgtTAGCTTGTTTCGCATTgatataaaggaatacttgaggctgggtaatttatagagaaaaaaggtttatttggctcacggttctgcaggctgcataagaagcatggtgctggcatctgctcctggtgaagCCTCAGAAAGCtcccactcatggtggaaggcaaagaggaagctgGTATATCACATGATGAGAAAGGGGAGAAAAGTGCGTGGCGGTTGtcatactctttaaaaaaatagatatccCATGAACCAGATCTCATTACCACTCATTACCTTTTGCAGAAcaccattcatgaggaatctgacCCCATAACTCATCACCTCCCATCAGTTCCCACTTCCAACATTTggagtcacatttcaacatgagattcggaggggacaaatatccaaaccatatcaattatcTTTACAAAATCTTGCAAGTCATATAAATGATTGGAAGATGCAACATTTATACCACATCTAAActcaaatttctcaaaagaatgaTAAACTAACattaattataaacaaatatatgaaagtCACAAACTAAATGCTGAGTAATTAGATCAGcaatatgaaaaacagaatatattttgTCCAATTACTGATTAATCTAGGAATGTAAGATTTGTTTATCattagaatatatatttctttatattaacatattaagAGAGTGGAGCAATGACCAAAACTGATTAAATCTCAGCTTTCATGGAGCCTTCATTCTATTAcaaaaaaagactacaaatagatAAATTGTAACATGTTGACAGGTATGAAGTAAATAAACAGAGTAGAGATGGAGAATAATggtgtttatgttttgttttctattatagtCAAGGTGGGTTGAGAGGTGGCATTTAAGCAGAGGGCTCAGTGAAATGAGAGAGTGGACCAATTTACTATTTAGATGAAGAGAATTCTTCCAGGTAGCTGGAAGAACAAGTGTAAAGGCTATGAGTAACAAGTATGCTTGGTATATTAGAAGATTAGCAAGTGGAGCAGATCTGCTAGAGCCTAGCGGTTGCGATAAAGTGAGTTAGGCAATAATGCCCAAGTATGGAAGTAGGAGTGGACGGGGCCTTGTACACCACAGTAAGGATATGGATTTTGTTCTAAGTGCGATGGAAGCACAgcctttagctgcatcccacaagCTTTGATGGtctgtgctttcatttttattcaaataaaactattttctggtttttcttaTGACTTCATCTTTGATTTATAGGTCAtttaggtaaaattaattttaatactatattttatttaggcTAGTATATCCATAATTTTGCATTTCAGCATATAATCAATCTAAAATATtagtgagatattttacattcaaaGCAATTTTATGTCTTCAAACTCAGTGTTATGCTAcggcacatctcaattcagacaaGTTGTATTTCAAGGGCTTTATCGTCTCATATGATTattggctactgtattggacagagTAGGGCTACACCaatagttttcatctctgtttGCACAACACATTCAACTGGGACCTTTTAAAAAACACTAGTGCTGGGGCCCTATTCCCAGAAATTCTGAACTAATTAGTCTACGGCTGAGtcctggcatctttttttttatgactgcctACTAAGACCACTGGTGTCAACCCGGAAATTTTCCTTTAATCACACCATGTTTCTCCTGTGTTGAGGTTCAGCATCACTATCTAACTTCTTAggtgtttctgtttctctctccagttCTACTGTGAGGTCCTAAGGACAGGAGCAAGGTTAATTCATCTGTATTTCTCACATAATTGAGGCAGTGCTGGTCCCGGATTAAGAGCTCAGATGTGGTAGGTCGCTGCTTGTTATAACAGCCCTCTGTAGCTGATGATTCGCTTGCTATAAACACCATCAACATGGGGCACTGGActgggagagagagatggaaaatgGGAGGACATTCTTACAAAAATACTTGCCGGAAAATCTGCCCTCCACAACAATTCCATTCCTGCTATCTAATGCTCATTTTCTGAGTTAGTAATAGCAGAAGTTACTGTAAAAGTAGGTAATTTCTGTCTTTACAGAGAGGAAATATAGGCTGGAGATTTACTCATCTTCCTTGTCATCATTATCAATGTCTTCATGTTCATTCATATCAGCTAACTTTGTCATTGTTAGGCATCTATTTTACATAGTACATATTTCCAGAAGTACATCGTGATTATATGTGTAtctacatatatcatatatgatatacGTAAGGAGAAATAAACCAATCTTAATGGGTTGCATGAAGAGTTGCATCCTATATAAACCTTTTGAGAATTAGAGCAACACAcaccaaatttctttttcttgttggttTAGAGTGTTTTGATGggtaaaaaggaagaatttttttctatgatGGGAAAAATACCTTCCTCGTAATGATCTTCTTGTATGTTTGTTGAGGAAAAAAATTcagtcctttttttaaaaaaatagttgcaATAAATGCAAcatgtctgtgtgcgtgtgtgtgtgtgtgtgtgtgtgtggttgacAGATACTTTCACAAAAGTTTCCTGAATTGGTAGAAGTCTCAAGTCTCTGACCTGTGCTCATGAGCTACTTAAATGTGGCAGAATCACATACACAACACACCACAGAAAAACTCAGAAACTCCTACTCAAAAGGCCCCTTGATAGTGACACACTCCTTGGTAACCCAAATAGAAGTAGACAAATATGATAGCCTTTGAATTCCAGGCTGAAGTGTTCTTAGAAGAGAAATTCTAAAGAGAAGAGTGCCTGACCAAGGGGCATCTCTCTCCACAGTTAGGATTTGGGACTTGGCCTGGTCTAAAAGCATGGGGGATACTCTCTAAAAGAGTAAGGAGGCCTAGGGTACCAGACCAGCCTCTCAGGATTGACTGACCTGGCAAAGGTCCACAGCCTCTGGCTGAAATTTGACTGGAATATGTTAGGGGCTAAATCTTGGGCAGTCTTGGAGCCTTTGGTGCCAAAGTTCTTCCTGAGGGACTCAGTAAAGCATGTTCAGGAGGGAGGCTTGAAAGGTAAGTACCCATAGCCTTAAACCCCTCTGCTTGCCACACCTTGAGACCTTAGCCTGGGAAAAGGGTCTGATTTACAAAAAGTCTCATATAGTCACCCTCTCTCCCACTAGTGCCGAAGAGGCTACCTGGGAAGCTCATCATCCAGCTCAGAAGGAGATGAAACCAGGAGGCCGGAGAATGTCAGGCATGACCCTGCACTTCTGCAACAGCCACATCCTGCTCCTGCCCTTAGCATGGCTCATCCGAGGCCCAGTCCCAGGATCCATATAAAGTGTGTTCCTGCTGCTGGCTCCTCATCTGCTCTGCTTCCTAAGGGACGCATCTGCGGCTGCGTCTCAGCCCAGGATGAGTGTTTCTATAGGAATCCAGAGGGGGGCGCTAGCGggatgaagatgaagatggaGAGTAATTCTAGAAGGGGAACAGTGAAgcgtggaggaggaggaggaggaagaaatggtGGACAAGGCCAGAAGGCCGGAAGTAGTAGTTGACTCTGAACAAAGCAGGAACCAACCTGGTAAGGATTATCCCTGTGATCAGACAGGGAGATGATGAATGACCCGGGATTGCTGCAGCCCTACCAATGGTTGGCCTGCTGGCGCTAAGCCCATTGCTCTGAAGGAAGCTTTTCTGTAACTGTGCAGAtctcaaatttattattatttattaaacagaTATTCTACCAATTTCTAAATTCCATTTCTAGATAGATTCATGTGGGTAGAAGCAATGTATTTAACATGTCTTTGAGATGGCATTCAAATTTTGCTGGCTTTATTAGTTCAGAAGTCACCTATAAACTGCCTAACAAATACTAAGAATTTTTGAAAGCTCTAGGGatacaaaagtaatgaaaatatactctgtctcaaagagtTTTCTATACATGTCCTTATTTTAGATATTCCCCTTCATCACCTTTGGGGGaggattttaaaatagaaaaaatgtaa
The genomic region above belongs to Piliocolobus tephrosceles isolate RC106 chromosome 1, ASM277652v3, whole genome shotgun sequence and contains:
- the LOC111533104 gene encoding late cornified envelope protein 2A, encoding MSCQQNQQQCQPPPKCPPKCPPKCPPKCPPQCPAPCPPAVSSCCGSSSGGCCGSSSGGCCGSSSGGCWSSGGGSCCLSHHRPRLFHRHRHQSPDCCECEPSGGSSCCHSSGGCC